The Solea senegalensis isolate Sse05_10M linkage group LG4, IFAPA_SoseM_1, whole genome shotgun sequence genome includes a region encoding these proteins:
- the LOC122768098 gene encoding proto-oncogene tyrosine-protein kinase Src-like isoform X2 — protein sequence MGAGKSKPKEPGQRSMSLDGTIGTGSDSGRFHHLGPAQQTQTPNRSPAVGTGRRGHQGQHHHAPTNTPEMALFGGVDHTGTITSPHRGPLSGGVTTFVALYDYESRTASDLTFRKGDRLQIVNNTEGDWWLARSLTTGESGYIPSNYVAPSDSIQAEEWYFGKITRRDSERLLLNLQNRRGTFLVRESETTKGAYCLSVLDYDNTKGLNVKHYKIRKLDSGGFYITSRTQFTSLQQLVFHYRKHSDGLCHALSDVCPVAKPQTQGLARDAWEIPRESLRLDLKLGQGCFGEVWMGTWNGTTRVAIKTLKPGTMSPEAFLQEAQVMKKLRHEKLVQLYAVVSEEPIYIVTEYMSQGSLLDFLKGDAGKMLRLPQLVDMAAQIAAGMAYVERMNYVHRDLRAANILVGDNLVCKVADFGLARLIEDNEYTARQGAKFPIKWTAPEAALYGRFTIKSDVWSFGVLLTELATKGRVPYPGMVNREVLDQVERGYRMPCPSECPSSLHELMLSCWRKDPEERPTFEYLQGFLEDYFTSTEPQYQPGENL from the exons ATGGGGGCGGGCAAGAGCAAGCCCAAGGAGCCGGGCCAGCGCTCCATGAGTCTGGACGGCACCATCGGCACAGGCTCGGACAGCGGGCGTTTTCACCACCTGGGCCCCGCCCAGCAGACCCAAACCCCCAACAGGAGCCCCGCCGTGGGCACAGGCAGGCGGGGGCATCAAGGGCAGCACCATCACGCCCCGACCAACACTCCTGAGATGGCTCTTTTCGGAGGTGTGGACCACACGGGCACGATCACCTCGCCGCATCGAGGACCTCTGTCAG GAGGTGTCACTACATTTGTGGCACTGTATGACTATGAGTCACGGACAGCGTCTGATCTGACCTTTAGGAAAGGCGACCGGCTGCAGATAGTCAACAACAC AGAGGGGGACTGGTGGCTCGCTCGCTCCCTAACAACAGGCGAGAGTGGTTATATCCCCAGCAACTATGTGGCTCCGTCTGACTCCATCCAAGCAGAAGA GTGGTATTTTGGGAAGATCACACGGCGTGACTCAGAGAGGCTCCTTTTGAACCTCCAGAACAGACGAGGGACCTTCCTGGTGCGAGAGAGTGAGACCACTAAAG GGGCATATTGCCTGTCGGTGCTTGATTATGACAACACCAAAGGCTTGAATGTTAAACATTACAAGATCAGGAAGCTGGACAGTGGTGGGTTCTACATCACCTCCCGCACCCAGTTCACCAGCCTACAGCAGCTCGTCTTTCACTACCGCA AGCATTCTGATGGGCTATGCCATGCACTGTCAGATGTGTGTCCTGTGGCCAAACCTCAGACACAGGGACTGGCCAGGGACGCATGGGAGATCCCCCGAGAGTCCCTCCGCCTCGACCTCAAACTGGGACAGGGATGTTTTGGAGAAGTCTGGATGG gTACATGGAACGGTACGACACGGGTAGCCATTAAAACCCTGAAGCCTGGCACCATGTCTCCGGAGGCCTTTCTCCAAGAAGCACAGGTCATGAAGAAGCTGAGGCATGAGAAGCTGGTCCAGCTGTACGCGGTGGTGTCGGAGGAGCCCATCTATATTGTCACCGAATACATGAGCCAAG GTAGTTTATTGGACTTCCTCAAAGGGGACGCAGGAAAGATGCTCCGTCTGCCTCAGCTGGTGGACATGGCCGCTCAG ATTGCTGCGGGCATGGCCTACGTGGAGAGGATGAACTACGTCCACAGAGATCTGCGTGCCGCCAACATCCTGGTAGGAGACAACCTGGTGTGTAAAGTGGCAGACTTTGGTTTGGCAAGACTCATCGAAGACAACGAGTACACTGCAAGACAGG GAGCCAAGTTCCCCATCAAATGGACGGCACCAGAGGCAGCTTTGTACGGCCGCTTCACCATCAAGTCAGACGTCTGGTCCTTTGGTGTGCTGCTCACAGAGCTGGCAACTAAAGGCAGAGTCCCCTATCCAG GAATGGTGAACCGCGAGGTGCTGGACCAGGTGGAGCGCGGCTACAGGATGCCTTGCCCGTCAGAGTGTCCCAGCTCTTTACACGAGCTCATGCTGTCATGCTGGAGGAAGGACCCAGAGGAGAGGCCTACCTTTGAGTACCTGCAGGGCTTCCTAGAGGACTACTTCACCTCCACAGAACCCCAGTATCAGCCCGGGGAGAATTTATAG
- the manbal gene encoding protein MANBAL: protein MSADLDLSPPEVPEPTFLESVLRYGLFLGAIFQLICILAIIFPTSKGHEQEETESTDSKAAEQMKKPKGAATQIRQKQKKESKKKR from the exons ATGTCTGCAGATCTGGACCTGTCTCCTCCGGAAGTCCCCGAGCCTACGTTTTTAGAGAGTGTACTGCGCTACGGGCTGTTTCTGGGTGCTATCTTCCAGCTCATCTGCATCCTGGCCATCATCTTCCCCACATCCAAGGGCCATGAACAG GAGGAAACAGAGTCCACTGACAGCAAAGCTGCCGAACAGATGAAGAAACCTAAAGGAGCGGCCACTCAGAttcgacaaaaacaaaagaaagagagcaAAAAGAAGCGATAG
- the LOC122768098 gene encoding proto-oncogene tyrosine-protein kinase Src-like isoform X1 has translation MGAGKSKPKEPGQRSMSLDGTIGTGSDSGRFHHLGPAQQTQTPNRSPAVGTGRRGHQGQHHHAPTNTPEMALFGGVDHTGTITSPHRGPLSGGVTTFVALYDYESRTASDLTFRKGDRLQIVNNTKKYSFREGDWWLARSLTTGESGYIPSNYVAPSDSIQAEEWYFGKITRRDSERLLLNLQNRRGTFLVRESETTKGAYCLSVLDYDNTKGLNVKHYKIRKLDSGGFYITSRTQFTSLQQLVFHYRKHSDGLCHALSDVCPVAKPQTQGLARDAWEIPRESLRLDLKLGQGCFGEVWMGTWNGTTRVAIKTLKPGTMSPEAFLQEAQVMKKLRHEKLVQLYAVVSEEPIYIVTEYMSQGSLLDFLKGDAGKMLRLPQLVDMAAQIAAGMAYVERMNYVHRDLRAANILVGDNLVCKVADFGLARLIEDNEYTARQGAKFPIKWTAPEAALYGRFTIKSDVWSFGVLLTELATKGRVPYPGMVNREVLDQVERGYRMPCPSECPSSLHELMLSCWRKDPEERPTFEYLQGFLEDYFTSTEPQYQPGENL, from the exons ATGGGGGCGGGCAAGAGCAAGCCCAAGGAGCCGGGCCAGCGCTCCATGAGTCTGGACGGCACCATCGGCACAGGCTCGGACAGCGGGCGTTTTCACCACCTGGGCCCCGCCCAGCAGACCCAAACCCCCAACAGGAGCCCCGCCGTGGGCACAGGCAGGCGGGGGCATCAAGGGCAGCACCATCACGCCCCGACCAACACTCCTGAGATGGCTCTTTTCGGAGGTGTGGACCACACGGGCACGATCACCTCGCCGCATCGAGGACCTCTGTCAG GAGGTGTCACTACATTTGTGGCACTGTATGACTATGAGTCACGGACAGCGTCTGATCTGACCTTTAGGAAAGGCGACCGGCTGCAGATAGTCAACAACAC GAAAAAGTACAGCTTCAG AGAGGGGGACTGGTGGCTCGCTCGCTCCCTAACAACAGGCGAGAGTGGTTATATCCCCAGCAACTATGTGGCTCCGTCTGACTCCATCCAAGCAGAAGA GTGGTATTTTGGGAAGATCACACGGCGTGACTCAGAGAGGCTCCTTTTGAACCTCCAGAACAGACGAGGGACCTTCCTGGTGCGAGAGAGTGAGACCACTAAAG GGGCATATTGCCTGTCGGTGCTTGATTATGACAACACCAAAGGCTTGAATGTTAAACATTACAAGATCAGGAAGCTGGACAGTGGTGGGTTCTACATCACCTCCCGCACCCAGTTCACCAGCCTACAGCAGCTCGTCTTTCACTACCGCA AGCATTCTGATGGGCTATGCCATGCACTGTCAGATGTGTGTCCTGTGGCCAAACCTCAGACACAGGGACTGGCCAGGGACGCATGGGAGATCCCCCGAGAGTCCCTCCGCCTCGACCTCAAACTGGGACAGGGATGTTTTGGAGAAGTCTGGATGG gTACATGGAACGGTACGACACGGGTAGCCATTAAAACCCTGAAGCCTGGCACCATGTCTCCGGAGGCCTTTCTCCAAGAAGCACAGGTCATGAAGAAGCTGAGGCATGAGAAGCTGGTCCAGCTGTACGCGGTGGTGTCGGAGGAGCCCATCTATATTGTCACCGAATACATGAGCCAAG GTAGTTTATTGGACTTCCTCAAAGGGGACGCAGGAAAGATGCTCCGTCTGCCTCAGCTGGTGGACATGGCCGCTCAG ATTGCTGCGGGCATGGCCTACGTGGAGAGGATGAACTACGTCCACAGAGATCTGCGTGCCGCCAACATCCTGGTAGGAGACAACCTGGTGTGTAAAGTGGCAGACTTTGGTTTGGCAAGACTCATCGAAGACAACGAGTACACTGCAAGACAGG GAGCCAAGTTCCCCATCAAATGGACGGCACCAGAGGCAGCTTTGTACGGCCGCTTCACCATCAAGTCAGACGTCTGGTCCTTTGGTGTGCTGCTCACAGAGCTGGCAACTAAAGGCAGAGTCCCCTATCCAG GAATGGTGAACCGCGAGGTGCTGGACCAGGTGGAGCGCGGCTACAGGATGCCTTGCCCGTCAGAGTGTCCCAGCTCTTTACACGAGCTCATGCTGTCATGCTGGAGGAAGGACCCAGAGGAGAGGCCTACCTTTGAGTACCTGCAGGGCTTCCTAGAGGACTACTTCACCTCCACAGAACCCCAGTATCAGCCCGGGGAGAATTTATAG
- the LOC122767575 gene encoding nuclear factor of activated T-cells, cytoplasmic 2-like isoform X1: MTSRGLGLTESLSQDISQEELDFNDLFLYNTGEFPVGCDKDDTGALFQDNNQPPLLVVEHPTTCVSTSIQPVPSQNTSSRSPLTEENLSGAVFESLELAVRSGNIAAPSPRIEITPSGDSLSSQTLNPSPGSTVLGAYRECVSPASSNSSTGWPAESYSPVASPCVSPSIGGGCSMGLSALDLCPGLQSIHTSSTHSSPRASPRNSVTDETHLLPQHQRAAVPLPHQRSRSASPHGKRVYDQGHSCLGGTPVKQRSRSPSPIPSSHEQQGSLYLHQYQAHAQPKIQTPSTGLEEDWSSCPSRAVPSVMVRSAHGQAQTQDCVYGDVYDWAIEQERICRPGAEVKSDTIYIVPPVWPPSHPVHHSTFSSSLPPSGLSMAPLPSLEWPLPSQSSQYELLILQQPRSHHRAHYETEGSRGAVKTPKGGHPEVQLRGYQGLVPLRLQVFIGTADERLLKPHAFYQVHRITGKTVTTPSMERVISGTKVLDIPLEPTNHMRVMIDCVGILKLRNADIELRNGETDIGRKNTRVRLVFRVHVPQSGGQLVSLQVASDPIECSQRSAQELPAVERHDLDRCSVLGGQQMVLIGQNFTPDSKVIFSEKTQDGQQIWEVEAAVDKDKTQANMLFAEVPPYRDRTICHPAKVNFYVINGKKKRSQPQHFIYTPVIAIKAEPPDDYHSNSYGSSDNWSLSLKSLYHHHLEQDSNLQALSVSPTLYHLATVDPRACAVTLDSQDDPSAYYQSGASSLISSPMLYHTPNQHYSSCGAALLSGFPVVSHSASSPGAKAPVGKLTEGSQVCDSYEACLMSRQQTAPPVGKSPPPRFIQSQAPDKAACRAEPGEGHHKEWAPERVTVKEENLSYAYLEDVNDIIRRDLKGHSGE, encoded by the exons ATGACTTCTCGAGGTTTGGGTCTGACCGAGAGTCTAAGTCAAGACATAAGTCAAGAGGAGTTGGATTTTAACGACCTGTTTTTGTATAATACAGGGGAGTTTCCTGTTGGCTGTGACAAAG ATGATACAGGTGCCCTCTTCCAGGATAACAACCAGCCTCCACTGCTGGTGGTTGAACATCCCACAACATGTGTCTCCACCTCCATCCAACCTGTCCCCAGCCAGAACACCTCATCTCGCAGCCCACTCACTGAAGAGAACCTGTCAGGAGCTGTGTTCGAGTCTCTGGAGCTGGCAGTGAGATCCGGGAACATCGCCGCTCCCAGCCCCAGGATTGAGATTACTCCATCTGGTGACTCTCTCAGCTCGCAGACCCTGAACCCCAGTCCTGGCTCCACAGTCCTGGGAGCCTACAGGGAGTGCGTGAGCCCTGCCAGCAGTAACTCTTCCACAGGATGGCCAGCAGAGTCGTACTCTCCTGTGGCATCGCCCTGTGTTTCTCCCTCAATCGGAGGTGGCTGTAGCATGGGGTTGTCTGCCTTAGACCTCTGCCCGGGCCTCCAGAGCATCCACACTTCCTCTACCCACTCCTCTCCAAGAGCCTCGCCCCGTAACAGCGTCACAGATGAGACCCATCTCTTGCCACAGCACCAACGTGCTGCTGTGCCCCTTCCCCACCAGCGCTCCCGCTCTGCCTCGCCACATGGAAAGCGAGTTTATGACCAGGGCCACTCCTGTCTGGGGGGCACTCCTGTCAAGCAGCGCTCCCGTAGCCCAAGCCCCATCCCCTCGTCCCATGAGCAACAGGGGTCCCTCTACCTTCACCAATACCAGGCCCACGCTCAGCCCAAAATTCAGACCCCCTCCACGGGTCTGGAGGAGGACTGGAGCTCCTGTCCGTCCAGAGCAGTTCCCTCGGTAATGGTGCGAAGTGCACATGGCCAAGCTCAGACACAGGACTGTGTGTATGGAGATGTGTATGACTGGGCCATTGAGCAGGAGAGGATTTGCAGGCCTGGAGCCGAGGTCAAGTCTGACACCATCTACATTGTCCCACCTGTGTGGCCACCATCTCACCCGGTCCATCACAGCACATTCAG ttcctctctccctcccagtGGTCTCTCCATGGCTCCACTCCCGTCTTTAGAGTGGCCACTGCCCAGCCAGTCCAGTCAGTATGAACTATTGATCCTGCAGCAGCCCAGATCTCACCACAGAGCTCACTATGAGACTGAGGGCAGCCGCGGCGCTGTGAAGACACCTAAAGGAGGGCATCCAGAAGTTCAG CTCCGTGGATATCAAGGCTTGGTTCCGCTGAGGCTGCAGGTCTTCATAGGGACAGCGGACGAGCGTCTCCTGAAACCGCATGCCTTCTACCAGGTGCACCGCATCACTGGCAAAACCGTCACCACGCCCAGCATGGAGAGGGTGATCAGTGGCACCAAAGTGTTGGACATCCCCCTGGAGCCAACGAACCATATGAGAGTAAT GATCGATTGTGTAGGAATCCTCAAGCTGAGAAACGCAGACATTGAGCTGAGGAACGGCGAGACGGACATTGGGCGGAAAAACACGCGCGTGCGCTTGGTGTTCCGTGTCCATGTCCCTCAGTCTGGAGGACAGCTCGTGTCCCTTCAGGTTGCTTCTGATCCAATTGAATGCT CCCAGCGCTCGGCTCAGGAGCTTCCTGCAGTCGAAAGACACGACCTGGACCGATGCTCAGTGCTCGGCGGTCAACAAATGGTCCTAATTGGTCAAAATTTTACACCTGACTCCAAGGTGATTTTCTCTGAGAAGACACAAG ACGGGCAGCAAATCTGGGAGGTGGAGGCTGctgtggacaaagacaaaacacaagcT AACATGCTGTTCGCCGAGGTGCCGCCTTATCGAGACCGGACCATTTGCCACCCGGCCAAAGTCAACTTTTACGTCATCAATGGGAAGAAGAAACGCAGTCAGCCTCAGCACTTCATCTACACTCCTGTGATAG CCATCAAAGCAGAACCACCGGATGACTATCATTCAAACTCATATGGCAGTTCAGATAACTGGTCACTGTCATTGAAGTCGCTCTACCACCACCACCTGGAGCAAGACAGCAACCTTCAAGCCTTGAGTGTTTCTCCAACCCTGTACCATCTTGCCACTGTGGACCCCAGAGCCTGCGCTGTTACACTGGACTCACAGGACGACCCGTCAGCGTATTACCAGTCCGGTGCCAGCAGTCTGATCAGCAGTCCCATGCTGTAccacacaccaaaccaacattACAGCAGCTGCGGTGCAGCTCTTCTGAGTGGCTTCCCAGTGGTATCCCACTCCGCCTCCTCTCCCGGTGCCAAAGCCCCTGTGGGCAAACTGACCGAAGGGTCTCAGGTTTGTGATTCATATGAGGCCTGTTTGATGTCAAGACAGCAGACAGCGCCGCCAGTGGGGAAGTCACCGCCTCCTAGATTCATCCAAAGTCAAGCTCCAGATAAGGCCGCATGCAGAGCAGAGCCAGGTGAAGGACACCACAAAGAGTGGGCTCCAGAGAGGGTTACAGTCAAAGAAGAGAACCTCAGCTATGCCTATCTGGAGGATG TGAATGACATCATAAGAAGGGACCTGAAAGGACACAGTGGAGAGTGA
- the LOC122767575 gene encoding nuclear factor of activated T-cells, cytoplasmic 2-like isoform X2, translating into MTSRGLGLTESLSQDISQEELDFNDLFLYNTGEFPVGCDKDDTGALFQDNNQPPLLVVEHPTTCVSTSIQPVPSQNTSSRSPLTEENLSGAVFESLELAVRSGNIAAPSPRIEITPSGDSLSSQTLNPSPGSTVLGAYRECVSPASSNSSTGWPAESYSPVASPCVSPSIGGGCSMGLSALDLCPGLQSIHTSSTHSSPRASPRNSVTDETHLLPQHQRAAVPLPHQRSRSASPHGKRVYDQGHSCLGGTPVKQRSRSPSPIPSSHEQQGSLYLHQYQAHAQPKIQTPSTGLEEDWSSCPSRAVPSVMVRSAHGQAQTQDCVYGDVYDWAIEQERICRPGAEVKSDTIYIVPPVWPPSHPVHHSTFSGLSMAPLPSLEWPLPSQSSQYELLILQQPRSHHRAHYETEGSRGAVKTPKGGHPEVQLRGYQGLVPLRLQVFIGTADERLLKPHAFYQVHRITGKTVTTPSMERVISGTKVLDIPLEPTNHMRVMIDCVGILKLRNADIELRNGETDIGRKNTRVRLVFRVHVPQSGGQLVSLQVASDPIECSQRSAQELPAVERHDLDRCSVLGGQQMVLIGQNFTPDSKVIFSEKTQDGQQIWEVEAAVDKDKTQANMLFAEVPPYRDRTICHPAKVNFYVINGKKKRSQPQHFIYTPVIAIKAEPPDDYHSNSYGSSDNWSLSLKSLYHHHLEQDSNLQALSVSPTLYHLATVDPRACAVTLDSQDDPSAYYQSGASSLISSPMLYHTPNQHYSSCGAALLSGFPVVSHSASSPGAKAPVGKLTEGSQVCDSYEACLMSRQQTAPPVGKSPPPRFIQSQAPDKAACRAEPGEGHHKEWAPERVTVKEENLSYAYLEDVNDIIRRDLKGHSGE; encoded by the exons ATGACTTCTCGAGGTTTGGGTCTGACCGAGAGTCTAAGTCAAGACATAAGTCAAGAGGAGTTGGATTTTAACGACCTGTTTTTGTATAATACAGGGGAGTTTCCTGTTGGCTGTGACAAAG ATGATACAGGTGCCCTCTTCCAGGATAACAACCAGCCTCCACTGCTGGTGGTTGAACATCCCACAACATGTGTCTCCACCTCCATCCAACCTGTCCCCAGCCAGAACACCTCATCTCGCAGCCCACTCACTGAAGAGAACCTGTCAGGAGCTGTGTTCGAGTCTCTGGAGCTGGCAGTGAGATCCGGGAACATCGCCGCTCCCAGCCCCAGGATTGAGATTACTCCATCTGGTGACTCTCTCAGCTCGCAGACCCTGAACCCCAGTCCTGGCTCCACAGTCCTGGGAGCCTACAGGGAGTGCGTGAGCCCTGCCAGCAGTAACTCTTCCACAGGATGGCCAGCAGAGTCGTACTCTCCTGTGGCATCGCCCTGTGTTTCTCCCTCAATCGGAGGTGGCTGTAGCATGGGGTTGTCTGCCTTAGACCTCTGCCCGGGCCTCCAGAGCATCCACACTTCCTCTACCCACTCCTCTCCAAGAGCCTCGCCCCGTAACAGCGTCACAGATGAGACCCATCTCTTGCCACAGCACCAACGTGCTGCTGTGCCCCTTCCCCACCAGCGCTCCCGCTCTGCCTCGCCACATGGAAAGCGAGTTTATGACCAGGGCCACTCCTGTCTGGGGGGCACTCCTGTCAAGCAGCGCTCCCGTAGCCCAAGCCCCATCCCCTCGTCCCATGAGCAACAGGGGTCCCTCTACCTTCACCAATACCAGGCCCACGCTCAGCCCAAAATTCAGACCCCCTCCACGGGTCTGGAGGAGGACTGGAGCTCCTGTCCGTCCAGAGCAGTTCCCTCGGTAATGGTGCGAAGTGCACATGGCCAAGCTCAGACACAGGACTGTGTGTATGGAGATGTGTATGACTGGGCCATTGAGCAGGAGAGGATTTGCAGGCCTGGAGCCGAGGTCAAGTCTGACACCATCTACATTGTCCCACCTGTGTGGCCACCATCTCACCCGGTCCATCACAGCACATTCAG tGGTCTCTCCATGGCTCCACTCCCGTCTTTAGAGTGGCCACTGCCCAGCCAGTCCAGTCAGTATGAACTATTGATCCTGCAGCAGCCCAGATCTCACCACAGAGCTCACTATGAGACTGAGGGCAGCCGCGGCGCTGTGAAGACACCTAAAGGAGGGCATCCAGAAGTTCAG CTCCGTGGATATCAAGGCTTGGTTCCGCTGAGGCTGCAGGTCTTCATAGGGACAGCGGACGAGCGTCTCCTGAAACCGCATGCCTTCTACCAGGTGCACCGCATCACTGGCAAAACCGTCACCACGCCCAGCATGGAGAGGGTGATCAGTGGCACCAAAGTGTTGGACATCCCCCTGGAGCCAACGAACCATATGAGAGTAAT GATCGATTGTGTAGGAATCCTCAAGCTGAGAAACGCAGACATTGAGCTGAGGAACGGCGAGACGGACATTGGGCGGAAAAACACGCGCGTGCGCTTGGTGTTCCGTGTCCATGTCCCTCAGTCTGGAGGACAGCTCGTGTCCCTTCAGGTTGCTTCTGATCCAATTGAATGCT CCCAGCGCTCGGCTCAGGAGCTTCCTGCAGTCGAAAGACACGACCTGGACCGATGCTCAGTGCTCGGCGGTCAACAAATGGTCCTAATTGGTCAAAATTTTACACCTGACTCCAAGGTGATTTTCTCTGAGAAGACACAAG ACGGGCAGCAAATCTGGGAGGTGGAGGCTGctgtggacaaagacaaaacacaagcT AACATGCTGTTCGCCGAGGTGCCGCCTTATCGAGACCGGACCATTTGCCACCCGGCCAAAGTCAACTTTTACGTCATCAATGGGAAGAAGAAACGCAGTCAGCCTCAGCACTTCATCTACACTCCTGTGATAG CCATCAAAGCAGAACCACCGGATGACTATCATTCAAACTCATATGGCAGTTCAGATAACTGGTCACTGTCATTGAAGTCGCTCTACCACCACCACCTGGAGCAAGACAGCAACCTTCAAGCCTTGAGTGTTTCTCCAACCCTGTACCATCTTGCCACTGTGGACCCCAGAGCCTGCGCTGTTACACTGGACTCACAGGACGACCCGTCAGCGTATTACCAGTCCGGTGCCAGCAGTCTGATCAGCAGTCCCATGCTGTAccacacaccaaaccaacattACAGCAGCTGCGGTGCAGCTCTTCTGAGTGGCTTCCCAGTGGTATCCCACTCCGCCTCCTCTCCCGGTGCCAAAGCCCCTGTGGGCAAACTGACCGAAGGGTCTCAGGTTTGTGATTCATATGAGGCCTGTTTGATGTCAAGACAGCAGACAGCGCCGCCAGTGGGGAAGTCACCGCCTCCTAGATTCATCCAAAGTCAAGCTCCAGATAAGGCCGCATGCAGAGCAGAGCCAGGTGAAGGACACCACAAAGAGTGGGCTCCAGAGAGGGTTACAGTCAAAGAAGAGAACCTCAGCTATGCCTATCTGGAGGATG TGAATGACATCATAAGAAGGGACCTGAAAGGACACAGTGGAGAGTGA